The following proteins are co-located in the Clostridiales bacterium genome:
- a CDS encoding transposase family protein: MIARTYQDLLDEIQFYNTRIRQLNYERAALLLKHGAPAGLRGARLDPSGVKSSVGFLSVEEVFLRVQQIEASIRDCKQMKNLLLKQLDEINKSLYRLEGRPYKIFWLHKCENKNFKDIAEEVGLSLSQVQRIYKDVLNEEVEAAGN, from the coding sequence CGTATCAGGATTTACTGGATGAGATACAATTTTACAATACCCGAATCAGGCAGCTCAATTATGAAAGAGCTGCCCTTTTACTCAAACATGGGGCGCCGGCAGGACTCCGCGGTGCAAGACTTGATCCCTCGGGCGTTAAAAGTTCCGTGGGTTTCTTATCCGTGGAGGAAGTCTTCCTGCGGGTTCAGCAAATTGAGGCTTCCATCAGGGATTGCAAGCAAATGAAAAATCTGCTTTTAAAACAGCTGGATGAAATCAACAAATCCCTGTACAGGCTGGAGGGCCGACCTTATAAAATATTTTGGCTCCATAAATGTGAGAATAAGAACTTTAAAGACATTGCAGAAGAAGTGGGATTGTCCCTAAGCCAGGTACAGCGGATTTATAAAGATGTGCTGAATGAGGAGGTTGAAGCGGCAGGAAACTGA
- a CDS encoding phage gp6-like head-tail connector protein: MIVSEITLNDVAGYLKLKDGEYTQAELQIYLNAAVAFLKKFTGFDAAGLDEHEDLTVVTLMLCHDMYENRSLHTEKRNMNQIVEIILTLYNAARDL; the protein is encoded by the coding sequence ATGATTGTAAGCGAAATAACCTTGAATGATGTTGCCGGCTATCTGAAATTGAAAGACGGCGAATATACCCAAGCAGAACTGCAGATCTATCTGAATGCGGCCGTGGCTTTTCTAAAAAAATTTACCGGGTTTGATGCAGCAGGTTTGGATGAACATGAGGATCTCACGGTGGTGACCCTAATGCTCTGCCATGATATGTATGAGAATCGTAGTCTGCATACTGAAAAGCGCAATATGAATCAGATTGTCGAAATTATTCTGACACTGTACAATGCAGCCCGAGACTTATAA